One window from the genome of Treponema sp. OMZ 838 encodes:
- a CDS encoding MptD family putative ECF transporter S component, with the protein MSNRLSVKDLATIGIFSAIMIVVFIAFSMITGASLFFNMVLNAVFAAFILAPFFVYMAMKVNKPGVVLIYNTLHAVLTTVFMGPFMFPWFFVGGIIGELSMWGKDSYRNCKRITIAWIITSLTRATHGMSEIWFFYDAFVKTGVSKEQIDIQTQYYTDPKWVAISLILTVIAAMLGCYIGNKMLKKHFIKTGLLN; encoded by the coding sequence TTTTTCGGCAATAATGATCGTTGTGTTTATTGCATTCTCGATGATCACCGGCGCATCCTTATTTTTTAATATGGTGTTGAATGCCGTGTTTGCAGCGTTTATACTTGCACCGTTTTTTGTGTATATGGCAATGAAGGTCAATAAGCCGGGCGTAGTTCTTATTTATAATACGCTGCATGCTGTTTTAACAACCGTCTTTATGGGGCCGTTTATGTTCCCTTGGTTTTTTGTCGGCGGAATTATCGGCGAACTTTCCATGTGGGGTAAAGACAGCTACCGGAACTGCAAGCGAATTACCATAGCGTGGATTATTACTTCACTTACACGAGCCACACACGGTATGAGCGAAATTTGGTTTTTCTATGATGCTTTTGTAAAGACCGGTGTTTCGAAGGAACAAATAGATATACAGACACAATACTATACCGATCCTAAATGGGTTGCAATCTCATTAATCCTTACCGTTATTGCTGCAATGCTCGGTTGCTATATCGGCAATAAAATGCTTAAAAAACATTTTATAAAAACAGGGTTGTTAAATTAG
- a CDS encoding energy-coupling factor transporter transmembrane protein EcfT: MDFRTKLAIFFCTVFLVSVISKNTVFFCLIGLLAAYGVFQKHYHSIFRCVFVLFIVETIQLISKGNGLGTLLPEMFLFIITRMIAVLISVIPIIKTPPGELTAVINKLKINRNIALSFIFMMRFFPIIGNEFKEIIESLKLRGLFTLTKPLQTMEYVFIPMMFSASKTAEELAAAAEVRGISAAGVHTSKRAIVFTAVDWAITLIALVISVGLYYWELH, encoded by the coding sequence ATGGATTTCCGTACTAAATTGGCGATATTCTTTTGTACGGTATTTTTGGTATCGGTTATTTCCAAGAATACCGTATTTTTCTGTTTAATCGGTTTATTGGCAGCGTATGGCGTTTTTCAAAAACACTATCACAGTATATTCCGCTGCGTTTTTGTTTTATTCATTGTCGAAACAATACAGCTTATTTCAAAGGGTAACGGATTAGGCACACTGCTGCCGGAAATGTTTTTATTTATTATCACTCGAATGATCGCTGTGCTTATATCGGTTATTCCAATCATTAAAACACCGCCGGGAGAATTGACCGCTGTTATAAACAAATTGAAAATCAATAGAAATATTGCGTTGTCTTTTATTTTTATGATGCGTTTTTTTCCGATTATCGGAAATGAATTTAAAGAGATTATCGAGTCCTTAAAATTGCGCGGATTATTTACCTTAACAAAACCGTTGCAAACAATGGAATATGTCTTTATCCCAATGATGTTTTCCGCTTCTAAAACGGCGGAAGAATTAGCTGCTGCTGCGGAAGTACGAGGAATATCCGCTGCCGGAGTACACACCTCTAAGCGGGCTATCGTATTTACCGCTGTCGATTGGGCTATCACACTGATCGCTCTTGTTATATCCGTGGGATTATATTATTGGGAGCTGCATTAA